The Maledivibacter sp. genomic interval GTAGAGTTAAATTATCAAGAGCCCCTTTTCTTCTTGTAAGCTCCCTTGCTTTTTTAGCTGCTTCTCTAGCCTTAGCGGCCCTTGTACATTTATCAATAATAATCTTAGCATCAGCAGGGTTTTCTTCTAAAAAGAATCCTATGGTTTCTGAAGAAATCGACTCTGAAATACTTCTTATTTCACTATTCCCAAGCTTAGTCTTAGTCTGACCTTCAAACTGTGGCTCAGTCAATTTCACAGAAATTATTGCAGTAATACCTTCCCTTATATCTTCACCTTGAAAATTATTATCCTTTTCCTTTAGCAAACCATTTTTCCTTGCATAATCATTTATTACTCTTGTTAAAGCACTTTTAAAACCACTTAAATGGGTTCCACCCTCATGGGTATTGATATTATTTGCAAAGGTAAATATGTTTTCTGAATATCCATCGGTATATTGAAGGGCTATTTCTATAACCGTTCCATCCTTTTCGCCTTCACTGTATATTACATTAGGGTGTATTTCATTTTTATTTTTATTTAGATGTTTTACAAATTCCTTGATTCCACCCTCATAATAAAACTCTGATTTTTTTTCTTGATTTTCTCTTTTATCTTCTAGAATTATTCTTATTCCTTTATTTAGAAAAGCAAGTTCCCTAAGTCTATGTTCTAGAATTTTAAACTCATATACTGTTTGTTCAAATATTTCCTTATCGGGCTTGAAAATACTTGTAGTTCCAGTTTCCTCTGACTTGCCTACAACCTCAAGCTTAGTTACGGTTTTACCTCTTTCATATCTTTGCTTATATATCTTTCCATCTCTCTTAACTTCTACTTCAAACCACTCTGATAAAGCATTTACAACAGATGCACCAACTCCGTGAAGTCCACCGGAAACCTTATAGCCTCCGCCACCAAATTTTCCACCAGCATGAAGTACAGTATGTATAACTTCTACAGCCGGTTTATGCATTTTAGGATGTAGGTCAACGGGCATACCTCTACCATCATCCGACACACTTATTGAATTATCCTCATTTATGATAATTTTGATATTTTTACAATATCCGGCTAAAGCCTCGTCAACACTATTATCAACTATTTCTTCTACTAAATGATGCAGACCTCTAGGCCCAGTTGTACCGATATACATTCCCGGTCTTTTTCTTACAGCTTCTAGACCTTCAAGAACTTGAATCTGTTCGGCTGTGTATTCCCCATTAATTTTTTCAGCCATTTGTTTCCCTCCTGACTATATATGACACTAAAAATATTTATATTTTGATTTGTAAAATATATGTTTTTTATAATTATGAAGTTGCTTTAATTATAATGAAGATTCTTTCATGATATTACCATTTGAAATTTGAAAAATACTTCCATCTTTGACAATAGGAATCATCAATTCTGGTATTTCGGTAATAGTAATAAAGGTTTGTACATTCTTTAGACTCTTTATTAAGAATTTTTGCCTATTAATATCTAATTCAGACATAACATCATCTAATAAAAGAATAGGATATTCTCCGATTTCAGCTTTTATTATTTCTATTTCCGATAACTTAA includes:
- the gyrB gene encoding DNA topoisomerase (ATP-hydrolyzing) subunit B, with product MAEKINGEYTAEQIQVLEGLEAVRKRPGMYIGTTGPRGLHHLVEEIVDNSVDEALAGYCKNIKIIINEDNSISVSDDGRGMPVDLHPKMHKPAVEVIHTVLHAGGKFGGGGYKVSGGLHGVGASVVNALSEWFEVEVKRDGKIYKQRYERGKTVTKLEVVGKSEETGTTSIFKPDKEIFEQTVYEFKILEHRLRELAFLNKGIRIILEDKRENQEKKSEFYYEGGIKEFVKHLNKNKNEIHPNVIYSEGEKDGTVIEIALQYTDGYSENIFTFANNINTHEGGTHLSGFKSALTRVINDYARKNGLLKEKDNNFQGEDIREGITAIISVKLTEPQFEGQTKTKLGNSEIRSISESISSETIGFFLEENPADAKIIIDKCTRAAKAREAAKKARELTRRKGALDNLTLPGKLADCSEKDPSKCEVFIVEGDSAGGSAKQGRNRSIQAILPLKGKIMNVEKANLVKILNFNEIRAMITAFGCGIGDEFDASKLRYHKIVIMTDADVDGAHIRTLLLTFFFRYMRPLIEEGYVYIAQPPLYKVKKGRAEHYVYSDKELEDLLTEIGRKGTTLQRYKGLGEMNPEQLWDTTMDPEKRTIIKVNINDAILADEIFTTLMGDKVAPRREFIESNAKYVSILDV